GACCCACAAGCTCATTAATTTTAGACTTTAATTTCTGCAACAAATGCCTTTTTTTTCTTATGTCCATATATATActctaaaaattcattaaattaattataattaaaaaggatatcaaataagatatttttaaatattcaatctaattaaattataatacaaCGTGACGGATTCgaatagttatttttataaataattaatttaatataaatttatatatttttgtaataatattttaaaaaaaatttatatgttttaatttaaattttttaaaaatattaaaattttaaataaaaattattgataaaaaatattttttatataaattattaattaatatatatatatatgagactaaatcgaattaaattttattcgaataataataattagatttaggtaatttatattaattttaattgaatttaaaataaattgaaatatttttaataggaataaagtttagatttaaatattttaatttttatgaatattttatttatttatttatatttttaattataataattaaatattaagctAACAAGAATTCTCTTGTtggttaatttttaatattaatatattattattttacttaaaatattttaaaagatgaaaaattataaaaataaaattatgtttatTAGCTATACACGCCAACGCCCTGTAGAGAGATAGAGTGGTAGATAAAAGGAAGGACTCATATCACGAGCTCAAGGGGGTAGTTAGGCAAATTGCCACACTTTCCCCCACTCTCCCCAGCTAACACGCTGTATCCAATTTCCtccccatatatatatatacaccctCCCTTCCACCTAAACTCATAATTCTTCAGACACCCAAAAACAAACACATTCTCTTCATTCAATGGCTCCTTCCACACTTACGGCCCTCGCAGAGGAGAAAATCCTGCAGGAAAGCTTCGTCCGAGACGAGGATGAGCGTCCAAAAGTTGCATACAATCAATTCAGCAACGAAATTCCTGTGATTTCATTGGCTGGGATTGATGATGTTGGTGGGAAGAGAGCTGCGATATGCAAGAAAATTGTTGATGCATGTGAAGATTGGGGGATTTTTCAGGTGATTGATCATGGTGTTGATGCTAAACTTATATCTGAGATGACTCGTCTTGCTAAGGGATTTTTTGCCTTGCCGCCGGAGGAGAAGCTTCGTTTTGACATGTCCGGCGGAAAGAAGGGCGGCTTCATCGTCTCTAGCCATCTGCAGGtaaacattttcttttattgtgtTTATGGTCTCCCGTAGCCTTTAGCctgcaaaattattaatttatacatCATTCCTTAATTTTGAGTTTCTTATCTTATAATTTGCATTTTTAAAagcattattttaaattttttgtagcTTTTCATTTATTATCTGACAAAAAATGTCGGTGACAAAATGTTAAAGCGAAAaccaagaataaaaaataaaaaaattaaatgtttgtgagaagtgaaaattttattactatttatatatttttttcctatTGAAGGTAGCTACTGTAAAGTATCCTGCCAAATGGGTTAAATAACACGTATACATGATCCTAAACGTTTGTCGTTTTTACCGGAAAAGCGTTGTGCATGCTATGGTTTTGAGTTTGACAGGAAGATGCCTGCATAGATAATTTTCCAAcgacaaattaattatatatggatttcaatttttatttaaacctTGATTTATAGtatattggaaaaaaaaaaacagtatcATTTATATTGTTTCTTGAGTAAACATATATATTTCGAGTAAAAATTGTGAATTCACAATATGGGTAAATTTTGCATTTCcctataaagaaaattttaagtatttgcTCATAAGagttctttttaaatttttttcattcctCTGTTCTTAAACAGTAACATAGTTTCGAATTTTAAGAGTTTAAATATTATTCTTACAAtgtaattatttagttaaattgatgttttatatgaaaaaaacaAATCAAAATCTTACTTGTGGGGCCTTGAACCatattttattgatgttttatatgaaaaaaacaAATCAAAATCTTACTTGTGGGGCCTTGAACCATATTTTAATCTCAATAAACAttagacagaaaaaaaaaatttggaaTGGAGACCCACTCCCCACATGAATACAAAGAGGTAAGTAGTTGTGTTGCTCCATCAATTTTAAATGTTTCAGGACCACTAtgacaataataataatgcaaGGGCCATTTCAACTGCAGtgtttaaaataatgaaatatgaaCATTTTTTAAATACGTGTTGTGCTTAAATTACAATATATGGACATTTTCAATTTATCCAAATGCTTTTCagaagaggaaaaaaaagaCAAATATGAAGCATTTTGTTTTATGCAGGGAGAGGCAGTTCAAGATTGGCGTGAAATAGTGACATATTTCTCATACCCACTTCGCACCAGAGACTACTCAAGGTGGCCTGACAAGCCGGAGGGATGGAGAGCAGTGACCGAGGAGTACAGTGAAAAGCTGATGGGACTTGCTTGCAAGCTCCTTGGAGTATTATCAGAAGCCATGGGGTTAGAAACAGAAGCCTTGACTAACGCATGTGTGGACATGGATCAGAAAGTTGTAGTCAACTTCTACCCAAAATGTCCCCAACCTGACCTCACTCTCGGACTTAAACGCCACACTGATCCAGGAACCATCACCCTCTTGCTCCAGGATCAGGTGGGTGGTCTCCAGGCTACCAGAGATGATGGAAAGACTTGGATCACTGTTCAGCCTGTGGAAGGTGCCTTTGTCGTCAATCTTGGAGACCATGGTCATGTAAGTACCACCAATTATGTCCATTTTACTTTCCTCTCTCTCCCTAATTGCATGATGAAGTCAAAAAAGAAATGAGCGTTTCATGGTATTGCTACGTGTAATGTTCTGGTCCACAATTGCCTAATTTGATCCATTGGACTGTGATGCAGTACCTAAGCAATGGGAGATTCAGAAATGcagaccaccaagcagtggtgAACTCAAATAGCAGCAGGTTATCCATAGCCACATTCCAGAACCCAGCACCAGAAGCAACTGTTTATCCTCTGAAGATTGAAGAAGGAGTAAAGCCAGTGATGGAGGAGCCAATTACATTTGCAGAGATGTATAGGAGGAAGATGAGCAAGGACCTAGAGCTAGCCAGGCTTAAGAAATTGGCTAAGGAGAAGGCAGCTGCAATAAAGGACGTTGAGAAATCCAAATTGGAGGGCAAACCTATAGAGGATATCTTTGCTTGAAATAGCTATTATGATATATAGCACCATGtttgttaatttttatgtttgttgttaCTTGTGGGGTATGTTTTATTTGATGAACACTGTATTTGGGTGAGGCGATGTGGCTTACCTCTGCATTTCGACCCTTAATATGCTATCTATTTATAGAATAATAAGATTTTGCCATTACCTCACAAGTTCTGTGTTTTGTATATgtttcaaaaattataaaattagcaAAAGGTCATTTTAGACTCctgtaaaattattaatattgttAATAGTCAAGTAGGGCCAAAGCCACGGATCAAATTGAGTTACTCTCCACTCCCCAGAATAATagcataaaataaaatcatatctaaaactgtaaattttttaatttaaattataattatgattaaCTACAAAAGATCcttcgataaaaaaaaaattgtagaaaTCCATAACTTGGATTGGGTTGTGTTGGATTTTATTAATGTCTGCTCTTCAGGCCCATACATTTGAAACTAGAGAAATTGAAATAGACAGAAAATGGATGGCAGTTGGGTTTCCTCTTTCCGTCtactttaattaaatatataatcagTCGAAATCTCTATTAAGAAAATATCAAACGCAAGGATTTAGTGATAAATAAATTCAGCAAAAAGTACCTACTGAATAGCTTAGTATATATGTTAATAGATGCCACCCCAAAATTTATCATAGGAatcgattaataaattttaaaatgttaatataTATAGACACACACCTAATATTGGGTGCTATTAGGTATTGCCTttccatttttttaataataactcaataacataaataaataaaatataaacctcttgattttgaaaatatattccATATTGAAAACATTTGAAAATGGTAAATTTGTAATAACAAATTAGTTTGATCATTTTATCGTGGTTAATAGCTAGagattttaatgataaattatattatagtgAAAAAAAAGGGTTGTAGTGCTCGACCAAAATACTTGATTGATTGTTTTCGGCAGACTGTGGAGGATTGTGGATTGATGGATGTGGATTATGCTGAAAACCGTTTTACATGGGAAAGAGGTGGAGATATAGAAAAATGGGTTCGTGAGTGTTTGGAGTTAATGGCTTTGGCCGGCTTTTGGTGGTTTCAATTAGGTagcatttttctatttaaattgaaaaaattaatcgaattaaattaatttaacaggtcagtttaattttttattcttttggattcgatttaatttttaattttaaaaattttaattatttgaattcggtttgattttgataaaaaaattaaaaaaactgaaccgaattaattagtgataatagtatattatttttaataatatcatattaaaatttaaatattttaattaaattttaaaatattaaaaataaagtataaaaaaataataataattaaaaatttaaatcgaactgaactgaattaaatcaaattaatttgatttttaattaaaatcgatttggtttgattttcataaataccaaaattttaatttttaatttattcgattcaatttgtTTTTAAATCGAACataatttcaaagttttgaaaATGCAAGGATGCATAATATTGAAACCACTAATAGTGATCATGCTGGTTTGTTGTTAGCTTTGGGGGTTACATTGCTTGGCCCTTTCGCTTGAGAATGCTTGGCTCAAAGAAGATTCCCTTTCTGAAGTAGTCTTGCAATCCTGGCAGGAACAGGAAGGTCACGGTAAAGGTATATCAGAACAAATCTCTATTTGTGCTGGTCAACTGCATGAttggggaagaagaagagagcagAATTTAAGGAGAAAAGCTTAGGAAAGATCAGATGGCTAGGTATAAATTTCGGACAGATGCAACTTCTGTTCAATTGTACCAAACTGCTTTAGTAGCTTAGCAGACGATTCTTCTTCAATAGGACATGTATTGGCGTTAGAGAGCTAAACAGCATTGACTTCAGTTTGGTGACTAGAATTGTCGCTATTTTCATATTATAGTTTTGGTTcatcaaaagaaaaataattttcaccAACTGAAAGATGATATTGGCAGTTAGCATTTTTGGGATTTTGGTCTTATCAATTTAATATGTGATTATTTTGAAAAACTTTTTTCATTGAATCAGGAAAATATGAGTTgattattgattattttaatcGAAAAATATAATTCAGCGAGAaacatgaaataaaaataataaatataaatgattggatagaaattttagatttattaaatCGTATATATTTATCATCTTTTTAACTTTTCATATAAGTcttcattttataataatttattttttttaataattttttaaaaaattttattttatttcaaaaaaaattgaatttttatataattttgtaataatttatttaaatttattttttacaaaaatgaATCATCCCAACCAAGGGATTATGTTTTGTTATACAAcaccttttcctttcttttattcTGAAAGTAAATAATTCTTAATTTCTTACTTTAATTCAATCTTTTGCACATAAAATGACATTtactttttagaaaaaaattgtaCATATTGGACTAACGAAAAATGCACTTCAAATTTATATAGTAagagtaatatttttaaattaataaaataagtaaaattatgatttttttttatagtgaaTGTACATAACACCATTATTGTttgtttaaataatatttgttattttaatttttaaaaattaaatttgtatatgcttatttttaagaaaattattattcttgcgttaatttaaataaataattactctATAAAGAATAGAATATTAGTTGTacgaaatttataaataaatatataaattatgtttttttaattaaaataaagtaataaaaaacCAGGGATGTTGATACAATGAAAGGGAATGTGAAGATTAGGTAGAAGCACGTTTCGGTCGTTGAAAATGGCGATTGTCATAAACTATACAATTAttagtttataaaataaatatattaaattttaataaagatataaattataaaatttccaattgaatataaatatttaataaaaaatattgtaaataataaatataaaagatatttattatattatcttgaGTTCATTTGCAATAAATATTTActatatcatatataaaaaaaaataataaagtttaaattaaaatttataaataatttattgtaaaatttttcGAGTATTATgacaaataaaatttagttttgttatttaatatttatttttttaacattaatattaattaagaaaaacgTAGAGACAATTTTTATCCAATAAATCAATAAGATAATCTTTGCAAGCTCTAACTTCAATGGCCGCATTCGCTATAGTGGCTATAAATTGCAAGCAAAATCGGCGCTGTGATTTTGATAAAACCTCGTgcgattttgaaaataaaacatTGCCGTGTGTGCATGTCGATTCCACTCGACCTAATGATGGGAAATTATCCTGTGTTTGTCGGTGTATTTTCTCAACCGTAGTAAAATAATGTATTAAATTAATagtattaaaatatgaaattaaaaaagtaaaaattacttattaaattaataacattattaaaaattatgtttatataagaaattaaattaaatttaaatttatttttttaaatgaaaatttaatttaaatttattaaaatttaaattatttatttaaatattattgaattaatatattacCTCAATCGTGAATACCTAATAATTTCCCATATTTAACTATACATGTCCAAAGTAGTGGCGGCCCTCTTCGGTGGAAAAAGATAAGGAAAATGACTCGCAATTTCAATGAAAATctgaaatattatttaaaatataaatatatcgtaagtgtatttaaataaatttaaatttttaattttgttgtattttaaaaaattatagacgttgtatttttaattttgttgactctgtcctaataataattatattccaTTTAACAAGGGAAAATGAAATCTATACAATTATATCAATTACcaattaatataaatgtttaTTTTGAATGTTCATATgtgtgaaattatttttaatgataataaaaagtcTAGGctcaatagataaaaattataagatataaAACATGTAATTTTTAAGATTTCTTTAATTGTTAagtctttttaaaattattatattatatatatattgacaAAGTCAAAG
This is a stretch of genomic DNA from Manihot esculenta cultivar AM560-2 chromosome 2, M.esculenta_v8, whole genome shotgun sequence. It encodes these proteins:
- the LOC110609679 gene encoding naringenin,2-oxoglutarate 3-dioxygenase, translated to MAPSTLTALAEEKILQESFVRDEDERPKVAYNQFSNEIPVISLAGIDDVGGKRAAICKKIVDACEDWGIFQVIDHGVDAKLISEMTRLAKGFFALPPEEKLRFDMSGGKKGGFIVSSHLQGEAVQDWREIVTYFSYPLRTRDYSRWPDKPEGWRAVTEEYSEKLMGLACKLLGVLSEAMGLETEALTNACVDMDQKVVVNFYPKCPQPDLTLGLKRHTDPGTITLLLQDQVGGLQATRDDGKTWITVQPVEGAFVVNLGDHGHYLSNGRFRNADHQAVVNSNSSRLSIATFQNPAPEATVYPLKIEEGVKPVMEEPITFAEMYRRKMSKDLELARLKKLAKEKAAAIKDVEKSKLEGKPIEDIFA